A region of Cataglyphis hispanica isolate Lineage 1 chromosome 8, ULB_Chis1_1.0, whole genome shotgun sequence DNA encodes the following proteins:
- the LOC126851467 gene encoding transmembrane protein 62-like isoform X2 — translation MKISKSTIVLLVFVLMLSIFVANVADLISVDSRLPDETLRDNNGEIRWSRPKYYDIGKSYDHLIWFLQISDIHISIFKDPSRISELKEFCNVTIDSIKPTVVLASGDLTDAKSIDEMGSKQILEEWQYYKYIIDETNIKERTLWLDVRGNHDNFNVVSLDSKNNYYSNYSIQGKKYPRSYMYNVNVGSETYSFIAIDACLKPGPRRPFNFIGILDQQEIDKIQQLVNQSKESNADHAIVFGHYPTSCILSQSDTNIRNILGRYRKSMVYLCGHYHMLGGMVPNMYTLQKAGFLELELADWKDNRIILAFSTVSLKIVEIQLDDNAWQKCDHIKGPLYVLPWNSTKYREGIHQITVRVIDKEGREKVVSHLFSLDGSWLSSRILPKLVLMFNVVYIFRFLFAVTLAISIVPLCLLRFLHMYYKNRHMHRPRLRIKFFHWWLRKLWILSTIDKAFYGLMLYSLYLTIGPWTVGEIIEDHIGVIFIWGIFIGNRYLPGGFTYAYGYFQLCCFYLPLMLIMAHRVDRRLQEAENPARQTMSKFRLIWHYGPTWILILIQSIMAYILYLEYGIIAILLCPLRTGSIIIAALLCYYVNTMPLSCLRSAASVWSPHGAINNNNAI, via the exons atgaaaatatcgaaatcAACCATTGTTCTTTTGGTCTTTGTGCTGATGTTGTCCATCTTTGTGGCGAATGTAGCAGATCTTATTAGCGTTGACTCACGTCTGCCGGACGAGACGTTGAGGGATAATAATGGGGAGATACGGTGGTCTAGACCAAAGTATTATGACATAGGAAAGTCATATGATCACTTGATATGGTTCTTGCAG ATATCCGACATACATATAAGTATCTTTAAAGATCCATCTAGGATATCAGAGTTAAAAGAATTCTGTAATGTGACGATAGACTCAATTAAGCCTACAGTTGTTCTTGCTTCAG gagATTTAACTGATGCAAAAAGTATAGATGAAATGGGTTCTAAGCAAATACTCGAAGAATggcaatactataaatatataatagacgaaactaatatcaaagaaagaaCATTATGGTTGGATGTCAGAGGGAATCATG ataatttcAATGTGGTCAGTCTTGActccaaaaataattattattctaattattctattcaaggaaaaaaatatcccagatcctatatgtataatgttaatGTTGGTTCTGAAACATACTCCTTTATTGCAATTGATGCTTGTTTGAAACCAGGACCCAGAAgaccatttaattttattggtaTTTTAGACCAACAGGAAATTGATAAGATACAACAATTAGTTAATCAATCTAAAGAAAGCAATGCGGATCACGCAATTGTATTTGGTCATTATCCTACATCATGCATATTGTCACAATCTGATACAAATATCAGGAATATTCTAG gtaGATACCGAAAGAGTATGGTGTACCTATGTGGCCATTATCACATGCTTGGCGGTATGGTACCCAACATGTACACATTACAAAAGGCGGGCTTCCTTGAGTTAGAATTGGCAGATTGGAAAGACAATAGAAT AATACTAGCATTCTCTacagtttcattaaaaattgttgaaattcaATTGGATGACAATGCTTGGCAGAAGTGTGATCACATAAAAGGTCCTCTTTATGTGCTGCCATGGAATTCGACAAAATATAGAGAGGGTATTCATCAGATAACA gtACGTGTAATTGATAAAGAGGGTAGAGAAAAAGTTGTAtcgcatttattttctctcgatgGATCATGGTTATCATCACGCATTTTACCTAAATTAGTACTGATGTTCAACGTCGTTTACATC TTTCGGTTTCTATTCGCTGTAACACTGGCAATATCAATTGTGCCACTGTGCTTACTCCGATTTCTTCACATGTAttacaaaa ATAGACATATGCATAGACCACGATTACGTATCAAGTTTTTTCATTGGTGGCTTAGGAAATTGTGGATACTATCCACCATTGATAAGGCGTTTTATGGATTGATGCTGTACTCGCTATATTTAACTATTG GTCCATGGACTGTGGGAGAAATAATCGAGGATCATATAGGTGTGATCTTTATATGGGGAATATTCATTGGAAACAGATATTTACCAGGTGGTTTCACTTACGCATATGGATACTTTCAATTATGTTGTTTCTATTTACCGCTTATGTTGATTATGGCGCATCGAGTTGATCGTAG ATTGCAAGAGGCTGAAAATCCTGCAAGACAAACCATGTCGAAATTTCGTTTAATTTGGCATTATGGCCCAACTTGGATATTAATCCTCATACAATCCATTATGgcctatattttatatctggaATATGGtataatagcaatattattatgtccATTACGAACTGGGAGTATTATCATAGCagcattattatgttattatgtgAACACAATGCCACTCTCATGTTTAAg GTCTGCTGCATCTGTATGGTCTCCTCATGGAGCCATTAATAACAacaatgcaatttaa
- the LOC126851467 gene encoding transmembrane protein 62-like isoform X1 — protein sequence MKISKSTIVLLVFVLMLSIFVANVADLISVDSRLPDETLRDNNGEIRWSRPKYYDIGKSYDHLIWFLQISDIHISIFKDPSRISELKEFCNVTIDSIKPTVVLASGDLTDAKSIDEMGSKQILEEWQYYKYIIDETNIKERTLWLDVRGNHDNFNVVSLDSKNNYYSNYSIQGKKYPRSYMYNVNVGSETYSFIAIDACLKPGPRRPFNFIGILDQQEIDKIQQLVNQSKESNADHAIVFGHYPTSCILSQSDTNIRNILGRYRKSMVYLCGHYHMLGGMVPNMYTLQKAGFLELELADWKDNRMYRLAAVDHGQFSFIDIKHNDWPVVLITNPKNMLFMMSQKENLKSILTSTHVRILAFSTVSLKIVEIQLDDNAWQKCDHIKGPLYVLPWNSTKYREGIHQITVRVIDKEGREKVVSHLFSLDGSWLSSRILPKLVLMFNVVYIFRFLFAVTLAISIVPLCLLRFLHMYYKNRHMHRPRLRIKFFHWWLRKLWILSTIDKAFYGLMLYSLYLTIGPWTVGEIIEDHIGVIFIWGIFIGNRYLPGGFTYAYGYFQLCCFYLPLMLIMAHRVDRRLQEAENPARQTMSKFRLIWHYGPTWILILIQSIMAYILYLEYGIIAILLCPLRTGSIIIAALLCYYVNTMPLSCLRSAASVWSPHGAINNNNAI from the exons atgaaaatatcgaaatcAACCATTGTTCTTTTGGTCTTTGTGCTGATGTTGTCCATCTTTGTGGCGAATGTAGCAGATCTTATTAGCGTTGACTCACGTCTGCCGGACGAGACGTTGAGGGATAATAATGGGGAGATACGGTGGTCTAGACCAAAGTATTATGACATAGGAAAGTCATATGATCACTTGATATGGTTCTTGCAG ATATCCGACATACATATAAGTATCTTTAAAGATCCATCTAGGATATCAGAGTTAAAAGAATTCTGTAATGTGACGATAGACTCAATTAAGCCTACAGTTGTTCTTGCTTCAG gagATTTAACTGATGCAAAAAGTATAGATGAAATGGGTTCTAAGCAAATACTCGAAGAATggcaatactataaatatataatagacgaaactaatatcaaagaaagaaCATTATGGTTGGATGTCAGAGGGAATCATG ataatttcAATGTGGTCAGTCTTGActccaaaaataattattattctaattattctattcaaggaaaaaaatatcccagatcctatatgtataatgttaatGTTGGTTCTGAAACATACTCCTTTATTGCAATTGATGCTTGTTTGAAACCAGGACCCAGAAgaccatttaattttattggtaTTTTAGACCAACAGGAAATTGATAAGATACAACAATTAGTTAATCAATCTAAAGAAAGCAATGCGGATCACGCAATTGTATTTGGTCATTATCCTACATCATGCATATTGTCACAATCTGATACAAATATCAGGAATATTCTAG gtaGATACCGAAAGAGTATGGTGTACCTATGTGGCCATTATCACATGCTTGGCGGTATGGTACCCAACATGTACACATTACAAAAGGCGGGCTTCCTTGAGTTAGAATTGGCAGATTGGAAAGACAATAGAAT GTATCGCCTCGCAGCAGTAGATCATGGTCAATTctcatttattgatataaagcaTAATGACTGGCCTGTAGTATTAATCACCAATCCAAAAAATATGCTATTTATGATgtcacaaaaagaaaatttgaaatccATTCTTACATCCACGCATGTCAG AATACTAGCATTCTCTacagtttcattaaaaattgttgaaattcaATTGGATGACAATGCTTGGCAGAAGTGTGATCACATAAAAGGTCCTCTTTATGTGCTGCCATGGAATTCGACAAAATATAGAGAGGGTATTCATCAGATAACA gtACGTGTAATTGATAAAGAGGGTAGAGAAAAAGTTGTAtcgcatttattttctctcgatgGATCATGGTTATCATCACGCATTTTACCTAAATTAGTACTGATGTTCAACGTCGTTTACATC TTTCGGTTTCTATTCGCTGTAACACTGGCAATATCAATTGTGCCACTGTGCTTACTCCGATTTCTTCACATGTAttacaaaa ATAGACATATGCATAGACCACGATTACGTATCAAGTTTTTTCATTGGTGGCTTAGGAAATTGTGGATACTATCCACCATTGATAAGGCGTTTTATGGATTGATGCTGTACTCGCTATATTTAACTATTG GTCCATGGACTGTGGGAGAAATAATCGAGGATCATATAGGTGTGATCTTTATATGGGGAATATTCATTGGAAACAGATATTTACCAGGTGGTTTCACTTACGCATATGGATACTTTCAATTATGTTGTTTCTATTTACCGCTTATGTTGATTATGGCGCATCGAGTTGATCGTAG ATTGCAAGAGGCTGAAAATCCTGCAAGACAAACCATGTCGAAATTTCGTTTAATTTGGCATTATGGCCCAACTTGGATATTAATCCTCATACAATCCATTATGgcctatattttatatctggaATATGGtataatagcaatattattatgtccATTACGAACTGGGAGTATTATCATAGCagcattattatgttattatgtgAACACAATGCCACTCTCATGTTTAAg GTCTGCTGCATCTGTATGGTCTCCTCATGGAGCCATTAATAACAacaatgcaatttaa